In Roseomonas fluvialis, one genomic interval encodes:
- a CDS encoding tripartite tricarboxylate transporter substrate-binding protein translates to MGGRVGVRAGAGILQRLLPALLIAGGLAGAAAAQPAFPSRPISLVVGFAPGGPADVVARLVAPALAADLGQPVVVENVSGAGGSIGQGRVAQARPDGHTLLFGSLAQATIPTLVRNPPFDPLALEAVGMVNEVPMSIIARRDFPATTLADLVAVVRREGMRLNLGNAGVGSTSHLCSLLLIASVGTPVTIVPYRGNAPVMNDLLAGTLDLGCDQTTNNAEQIRNGSIRGYAITTPERTSALPDVPTTAEAGLPAMSMSGWNMIFAPAGTPAPVVARLNRALLATLADQAVTRRMVELGSRPAAGERTTPAGAQAFWRAETARWKPLLEN, encoded by the coding sequence ATGGGTGGCCGGGTGGGGGTGCGGGCCGGTGCCGGCATTCTCCAGCGGCTTCTGCCCGCCCTGCTGATCGCCGGCGGCCTGGCCGGCGCGGCCGCGGCGCAGCCCGCCTTCCCGTCCCGCCCCATCTCGCTGGTTGTCGGCTTCGCGCCGGGCGGGCCGGCGGATGTGGTCGCGCGCCTGGTGGCGCCTGCGCTCGCGGCCGACCTCGGACAGCCCGTGGTGGTCGAGAACGTCTCCGGCGCCGGCGGGTCGATCGGCCAGGGTCGCGTGGCGCAGGCGCGCCCTGACGGGCACACCCTGCTGTTCGGGTCGCTGGCGCAGGCGACCATTCCGACGCTGGTGCGCAACCCGCCCTTCGACCCGCTGGCCCTCGAAGCGGTCGGCATGGTGAACGAGGTGCCGATGTCGATCATCGCGCGGCGCGACTTCCCCGCCACCACGCTGGCGGACCTCGTCGCGGTCGTGCGGCGGGAGGGGATGCGCCTCAACCTCGGCAATGCCGGCGTGGGGTCGACCAGCCATCTATGTTCGCTCCTATTGATCGCGTCGGTCGGCACGCCCGTCACGATCGTGCCGTATCGCGGCAATGCGCCGGTGATGAACGACCTGCTGGCAGGCACGCTCGATCTCGGCTGCGACCAGACCACGAACAACGCCGAGCAGATCCGCAACGGATCCATCCGCGGCTATGCGATCACCACGCCGGAGCGCACCTCTGCCCTGCCGGACGTGCCGACCACGGCCGAGGCCGGGCTGCCGGCGATGAGCATGTCCGGCTGGAACATGATCTTCGCCCCCGCCGGCACGCCGGCGCCGGTGGTCGCGCGGCTGAACCGCGCGTTGTTGGCGACGCTGGCAGACCAGGCAGTGACGCGGCGCATGGTGGAACTCGGCAGCCGCCCGGCGGCGGGCGAGCGCACCACGCCGGCCGGCGCGCAGGCCTTCTGGCGCGCCGAGACCGCGCGCTGGAAGCCGTTGCTGGAGAATTGA
- a CDS encoding patatin-like phospholipase family protein: MTRARPIPTLARRGALLGGATLLAGCALPERAEPVPTERVRNAQVLGLPNERFCVTDPLDLPRIIEEFNQAGRRQRAAFNLGPRGRLPDAHIIAFSGGGENGAFGAGLACGWTEAGTRPSFNLVTGISTGALTAPLVFAGPHRDAQLRAAYTEITAADVLTERGLLAALVDDALADSAPLARTIARYLDDSLMAEISQGYARGRQLVIATTNLDAQRPVAWNLGAIAASGHPRALDLARQVLLASAAVPGVFPPVMIDVTVDGVPYQEMHVDGGTFAQAYLYPPALGESRAERIRQGLTPPSVTAYVVRNGRLALSGGPVRRRVFPIASRAISTLIGAAGVNDVFRIEAAARQHGIAFRLAYIEDDFTMRETEPFGQDFLRALFAYGHAKARGGYPWKQGLPA; this comes from the coding sequence ATGACCCGCGCCCGCCCCATCCCGACCCTGGCCCGCCGCGGCGCCCTGCTGGGCGGCGCCACCCTGCTGGCCGGCTGCGCGCTGCCCGAGCGCGCCGAACCGGTACCGACCGAACGGGTGCGCAACGCGCAGGTGCTGGGCCTTCCGAACGAACGCTTCTGCGTCACGGACCCGCTCGACCTGCCGCGCATCATTGAGGAATTCAACCAGGCCGGCCGCCGCCAGCGCGCCGCCTTCAACCTCGGCCCGCGCGGCCGGCTGCCCGATGCGCACATCATCGCCTTCTCGGGCGGGGGCGAGAACGGGGCCTTCGGTGCCGGCCTCGCCTGCGGCTGGACCGAGGCCGGCACGCGGCCATCCTTCAACCTGGTCACGGGCATCAGCACCGGGGCGCTGACCGCGCCGCTGGTCTTCGCCGGCCCGCACCGCGACGCGCAGCTGCGCGCCGCCTATACCGAGATCACCGCCGCCGACGTGCTCACCGAACGCGGGCTGCTGGCCGCACTGGTCGATGACGCGCTGGCCGACAGCGCGCCGCTCGCGCGCACCATCGCGCGCTACCTCGATGACTCCCTGATGGCCGAGATCTCGCAGGGCTATGCGCGCGGGCGCCAGCTGGTGATCGCGACCACCAACCTCGATGCGCAGCGGCCGGTGGCGTGGAACCTGGGTGCCATCGCCGCCAGCGGGCATCCGCGCGCGCTCGATCTGGCGCGGCAGGTGCTGCTGGCCTCGGCGGCCGTGCCGGGCGTGTTCCCGCCGGTCATGATCGACGTCACGGTGGATGGCGTGCCCTACCAGGAAATGCACGTCGATGGCGGCACCTTCGCGCAGGCCTACCTGTATCCGCCCGCGCTCGGCGAGAGCCGGGCGGAGCGCATCCGGCAAGGTCTCACGCCGCCCTCGGTCACCGCCTATGTCGTGCGCAACGGGCGCCTGGCGCTGAGCGGCGGGCCGGTGCGACGGCGCGTCTTTCCGATCGCGTCGCGCGCCATCTCCACGCTGATCGGCGCGGCGGGCGTGAACGACGTGTTCCGCATCGAAGCCGCCGCGCGCCAGCACGGCATCGCCTTCCGCCTGGCCTATATCGAGGACGACTTCACGATGCGCGAGACGGAGCCCTTCGGGCAGGATTTCCTGCGCGCGCTGTTCGCGTACGGCCACGCCAAGGCGCGCGGCGGCTATCCCTGGAAGCAAGGCCTGCCGGCCTGA